tttccaaagaagacatccagatggcctggatgaaacacatgaaaaacacatgaaaaaatgctcaacatcactcatcatcaaggaaatacaaatcaaaaccacaatgagataccacctcacacctgtcagaatggctaacattaacaactctggcaacaacagatgttagggatgcggagaaagaggatcccttttgcactgctagtggaaTGCAGACTAGtgaagccactctgaaaaacagtatggaggttcctcaaaaaattaaaaatagaaccaccctacgatccagcaattgcactattaggtatttatccaagggatacagggatgctgttttgaaggggcacatgcaccccaatgtttacagcagcactatcaacgatagcctaagtatggaaagagcccaaatgtccatcgatggatgaatggataaagaagatgtggtatatacatacaatggagtattactcagcaatcaaaaagaatgaaatcttgccatttgcaactacatggatggaactggagggtattatgctaagtgaaattagtcaagagaaagacaaatatcatatgacttcactcatatgaggactttaagataaaaaaacagatgaacctaagggaagggaagcaaaaataataaaagcagggaggggacaaaacataagaaactcttaaatatggagaataaacagaggattgctggaggggttgtgggagggggatgggctaaatgggtaaagggcattaaggaatcatgtctgtctctctctgtctcaaaaaataaataaacgttaaaaaaaaaaaaaacaaaaacttttctaGGATTAAGCATCTGTAGTGTCCTATACTCTCATTTCCTGGGATaggttttcctaatttttaaaaatatttttattttatttttgaaagagagagacagagtgtgagctggggaggggcagagagagaaggagacacagaatataaagcaggctccaggctctgagccatcagcacagagcctgatgtggggtttgaactcacagaccatgagatcatgacctgagctgaagttggacacccagaaaactgagccagccaggtgccccagttttcttAATTGTTAATCATCCTTGGCATAGGAGCAAATTTTATCTCCCCAGTTCAGTTCCAGACAAAAGTTTTTAATGCACCTTTCCTAAGACAGGGGTTGTCTAGTTCTACCTGGATGAATGAGACAGTTTATGAAAAGGAACCTCCAAGCAAGTGTTAAAAGGTGGAAGAGGAACAGTAATCCTCCAGACTGAGAAGGCAcattgaaacagaaaaatgaaggaagtcATTCCATACTGTTTACACAGGgttttattcagggtaacttacAAGAGTACTGAGTGAACAGTGATCCTGGCACTATGCAGCAATTCTCTGCAAAGTCAGGACCCTAACCCACAGATTTTATAAGACAAAGGGTAGTTATCTAAAGTGGTGCCATCTGTGCACCAGAGGAAAGATTAGAAGGCTTCTTGCATTCTGGTCAGAGTGTACATTAACCTCCATGAGGCCTGGAACACAGAGCCCCAAGGGAGTCATTGCATGGAcatgaacaagatggagggccaaagatggagtcagtgttgTCAGCACTCCTACAGCAGATTTCTGAGAAAACCAGCATGAATAGAAGAAACTTTTTCTGAGATGAAATTGAAAAGGACTATCATCAAAAATGCTTCCAATTGATAGTTGTAGAGTTCTTAATCTCCTAGTTAAATTAAAAGGTGGCAAGACTCATTGGCCAAGAATCCTTTTAAAACAGAATCTACTCAGTGTTAGCattaatattttactgaattGATTTTTATTCTATGTAATGTTTACATAGTTAAAGTCATCTTATAGATTATATGTTTTGCCAAACACTATGTCACAAATTCTCTACCAAAtgattttgagtatatttttctcaaaaacatgaaaggagatacaatttttaaaacttgtatataaaacaaaaactcaaagctATAAACTctgtaaaaatattgaatatgGTAATTATAAAGGGAATTATATCAATGTTGTCtagattatttagaaaatatttgatacTGAATGTAGACTTTGATCTTGACAGAGTACAGAGTCATGATACAATTTAGTTCCATAGTGAAAAGTGATTGTACAGTCTAGGCCAACACAGTAGCATGAGGAAAATTATGAAGCAGAAATGAAGCTACATTGTAAGAGGACATAGAATGGAGTAGAGGAGGCTAGCCAGTTCCAATTATATTGAAGTTGCATAGAATTAGTGGAGCCAGAGCATCCTTGACAGCCAGTTGTTTCTGAAGAAGTGAAAGATCCATGTTGCTAAGCAGGTGAATTTAGAACTTAGTTACCTGGGAGATAAAAGGAGGAGGGCTTATGTTTCCCTTTGTTATGCGAGGTCAACTACCAACCTTTGTTCTTGATAAGTGTGGTACAaaccattaagaaagaaaagaccatggAAATAACTTTATTGTGTTGGTAAGTCATCTGTTAAGTTTGGTTTTCTGCATGAGTTGGGAGCCAGAGTAGGACCATGGATAATGTgaagtttcttaatttttgttttgttttcctttttaaagatggaCGAAACTTGAGCATGGGTGGGGAGTAAGGTGCTGCAGTAGGGTGATCAACTACTCCAGTTTTCCTCAGACTGAGGACATGCTTGGGATGCGGggctttcagttttaaaacaagGACAGTCCTGGGTGAACTAGAATGAGTTGGTTACTCCAACTGCCAGTAAAGAACAGATGAAACAGAGTTGAAAGTAGAGAACATTAACAGAATCAGTCCACATGTAGGTAAGAGATGTGATGTGGAACAGAAGATGAGGGGCTACTACCTGAACTTGGGGGAGAATTACTTTTCCACTGAGACGGGGATATGGAGTGGGATAGAAAGAGAGGTAGAAATGCGTATGGATTCAGTTAGGTATGTAACAGTGAAAATCATAGAAAGCATTTCATCTTTAGATTTGGCatcactaggggtgcctgggtggctcagtcggtaaagtgtccgacttcggctcgggtcatgatcttgcggtttgtgagttcgagtcccgcgtcagactctgttcattctgtgtcttcccctctctctgcccctcccatgctcctgctctgtctgtctctgtctctcaataataaataaatgttaaaaaaaatttatagatttGGTATCACTATACATATATAGTGTGTTGAAGAATAAGAAATCCATTTTATATTGTGATTCAGTGGCCAGACATATACAAACACTCTAAAAATTTTGGCACCATCTGTATGAGTTGCTAAGGGACTTCTAGGAATGGcctctaatatttttattcaatttcttttaaaaacatcctgCAGGTCATGATCCATTAAATTGATTTTATGACTCTCTAATTCAGACATTGGTGACAGACAGATGGGAAAATAGTGCATTCAAGCATGATGGAATAAGAGAGGAGATGCACAGGTAGAGAGGTCTTTAGGAATTTGACATAGCTGTAGGGAAAGAAAGAGTTGATAAAACATATGGAGGAGGGCTGTTGTCTACTTTGAGATTCcaataacattagaaaataaagatttttaatgaCACTGCTTCACAGTATTAATGGAGGGTGATGTTCCTTTAGGAATTTGGGTGTCTGAGATCCTAAGAATAATATAAGGAGGACAACGAGTATGGCTCAAAGATTCTTTGGagaatttccttttgttgcctgcTCTCAAGATGAGCTCTAAGTATGATAGGACATGGTTTATAGAGCTCAGCAGCCTTCTCTCCAACACTCTTACGGCCCTTCTCACTTTCCATCCTCCCATCCACAATGATTCCCACTCcataataaacaacaaacataCAAAGAAAGCTATGAAGAGCAAATCTAGAAGTCAGGATTTCACCCAATTCAGAGATCTTTATCCTTGGAAGTTTTCATATAGTTGAATTTGTCTATGAACTTTGCTGTTCCCTTGTGGGCTACTTGCACCTTGGAATAAAGTGTTTATCCACTGCTCACATGGTCCAAGCTCTCTAGGCAGGTTAACACTAAGAATATTGTTCAGATCAATGCATCCTCCTATCTACCAGCACCCATATAGCAAAtctagaataaataataaactaaaataatgtatattaagaaggaaaagatgaagtCTACTTGGTTAACTATTTAACTCTGTGACTGAAAGGCAATCAGAATGAATGGATTTTTAGCTACTGACACTacacacaaatgaggaaacccaGAATATTAGGGATGTGTAAATGTAATGTCctagaaaatgaagacaagagcAATAAGGCATAGGAAGTTTTGAAATATCAGCTGATTTCTTGTCTGCATTTCTTAGGATGGAGAACCCGGACAAACTACTCCAGTTCCAATTGTGGATTCCCTTTTTAAGATCTTCACACATATTGTTTTGAgcatcccccctgcccccactgcagTAGTGCATGCTAGTTTtgatagagaaatggaaaaagtatGTGACAGAATTaatccaagttttgttttgtttgaaaagaaTCCAGCCTCACAACTTGTTATTGGtaacaaaaaattacataaattattgaatttcagaaaaactttATCAAGTTTTTTATATATGAGTTACAATATTTCAAGGCATTTCAAATTTTCCTGTGTAGGGCTAATTTAGAACACTCTTATTTTGATGAGTTTCATAAACTACATTGCTTAAAATCTCCCAGGGGTTTATGGAGGTCTATACATTAAGAGTCCCTAAATCATAACCTTTATTAGTCTTAGATTAATCTGGTTCAGATCATAATTATAATGGTCTGATTGCGTGTCTGTTTTCCCACAAACTCAGTGCTTCTTAGCCTACTTTTTGTCATTTAGCTGAGACTATGATGAAGTCTACAGACACTCTCCTCagcaaaagaacacaaaacatttaCAATATTAGATACAATATTATAGGCACCTTAAAGCTCATTCTTGTGCCTGCCACAAATTTCTGCCCTAAACGGATAATTTATTCAATGCTCTCTATTTTTTAGTTCTCTAGTATCTAGCATAATGTCTGTACTTCATATACTTCAAACACATAAATTCTTGTTTAACgcataaggaaagaaatgaatgagtgTTGCTAGTCAGACTGCATGCCATGTACAGAAATTATCCACTGTCGTCAAAAGCTGTCAGTAAATATATTTGAGCAAACATTAGGAATTTCCCCAATCCTAAAATTCTAAGCACTCTGATGACGTTGCCTCAAGAAGACAGAGTTCCTTTTCCCAAGCCTTTGAACTTTAtagattctcattttctttttataaggcattttcttttgtttttgacatcCTTCTACAGATAACAATGTTGTTCTCCCCATTCCTTTAGAGGATATTAACTTTTTAGGAatcttttcctcttctaaaaataataatcaaatacGAACACATTTTAAGTAGCATTCATCCATAATCCAAGTACTTCACCACTCCTCtccccttttttcatttttcactgtatAAAGAACTataagggcgtctgggtggctctgtcagttgagcatctgactctttgttttggctcgggtcatgatcccagggtggtaagattgaggcctgtgtcaggctccacactggccgtggagcctgtttaagattttctctctttccccccttcctgcccttctccccaacttgcatgtgctctctctctcgaattaaaaaaaaaaaaaaaaaaaagaactatactAGGCATTATAGGGATACTAAAATGAGTTAAAATCATAAATCTGGCACTCAGCGATCTTGCAGTCCACAGAGCTGTGAATGAATGCAAACACAGCGAGGAGACAAGTAAATAACTTGcaataaagaaagattaaagcAAATCATAAGACCAAAGCAAACTGACATTAAGAACTGTATTGTTTATGATCTATCTCTCCAGGTTTGACAGTCAAAGGGGAAAGTATCAGTAGTTATACAGTGGCAACAGGCATAGACCAACATGGTCTTGGACAAATTGAGATACTGAGTCACCCTACTCTTAAGTCTCTTTAGTTTGGCGTTAAGTTTTTATCGTGGAGATTTTCATACTGCCTACATGGGTTGAGATAATTGTATGAAAACCCAAGTACTTATCATCAATCTTCAACCATTATCAACATATGGTCAATACTGTCTTATTATACCCCTCTGAATTCCCACCCCCATCTATTGAAAGCAACTCCAAAGCATTTTCTTAATTCATTAATCACTTTTTTGTCATtcaattctttctcattttccttatccaatcccaccacctccccaccctcttATTTTCACTTTCAGCACTGCAGCTGATGTCCATTTCTGCCAGGACGCAGATGCTTAAAGGTCAGCTCTACACAATGACCAATTAGGAGGAACCAGAACAGCAGTGCCTCACACTCTTTTTCCCTGGACAGATGACTTCATAACGATGGCTGGTGAGGCTGAGGTGGCCATGAGAATTGTTCTCCTGCTGTTCTGGGTTGGAATGTCTCTGTTCCCTTCCAGCTTCTCCCAGGCCAGGCCCTCCCAATGCCTCAGCCACCCAGAAGTTGTGGTCCCCTTAAAGGTGACCGGCAAGGGCAGAAGTGCAAAAACTCCAGGCTGGCTCTCCTACAGCCTACAGTTTGGGGGCTGGAGACATGTTGTCCATATGAAGATCAAGAAGCTCTTGGTTTCCAGACACTTCCCGGTATTCACATACACAGATCAGCATGCTCTTCTCCAGGATGAGCCTTTTGTTCCCGACGACTGCTACTATCATGGTTATGTGGAAGGAGTCCCTGAGTCCCTGGTTTCCCTCAGTACCTGTTCTGGAGGTTTTCGAGGAATGCTGCAGATAAATGACCTTGCTTATGAAATTGAGCCCATCAGGCACTCTACCACATTTGAACACTTGGTTTATGAGATAAACACTAATGAGACACAATTCCCACCTATGAGATGTGGCTTAACAATGAAGGAAACTGCACTCCAACAGTTGAGATTTGAAGAGGCTAACAAACCAACTCTGAAGCAAAATTCTAATGATAAATGGTGGACCCACTCATGGTTTCTGGAGCTGATTGTGGTGGTAGAGAGCAATTTCTTAGTTTATTCTCAAAGCAACTTCTCAAAGGTACAGGAGGATGTGTTTCTTGTTGTCAACATagtagattccatttatgagCAGTTGGGTACTTAtgtgattttgattgggattgagatttggaatcaaggaaatattttccaaatgataaGCATAGAACAGGTTCTGAAGGATTTCTCTCAGTGGAAACAAATCAGTCTTTCCTGGCTACAGTATGATGTTGcacattttttcataaaaaattcaCTTATAAGTGTACTTGGTATAGCCTATGTTGCAGGAATATGTCATCCTCCTATTGATTGTGGGGTTAACAATTTCCAAGGAGACTCGTGGTCCCTTTTTGCCCTCACTGTCGCCCATGAATTAGGACATACTTTGGGTATGCAGCATGATGAAGAATTCTGTTTGTGTGAGCAAAGTGGCTGCATCATGAATGCTACCAGAGTTCCAGCAAAGAAATTCACCAATTGTAGTTACACAGATTTTACAAAGACCACTTTAAACCAGGGATCATGTCTACACAATATTCCACATCCAGGGGAAGTCTTTATGCTTAAGCGCTGTGGGAATGGTGTGGTTGAAGGAGAAGAGGAATGTGACTGTGGATCTATAAAGCAGTGTCAACAGGATCCCTGTTGTCTGTTGAGCTGCACTCTGAGGCCTGGGGCTGCTTGTGCTTTTGGGCTTTGTTGCAAAGACTGTAAGTTCATGCCATCAGGGAAACTCTGTAGACATCAGGTCAATAAATGTGACCTTCCAGAGTGGTGCAATGGGACATCCCATCAGTGCCCCGAAGATGCGTATGTGCAGGACGGGGTTCCCTGTGGTGACGATGCCTACTGCTATAGAGGGAGGTGTAACAACCATGACGAACAATGCAGGGAGATTTTTGGTGAAGGTGCAAAGGGTGCATCTCAGAGTTGCTACAAAGAAATCAACACTCTGGGAAACCGTTTTGGCCACTGCGGTATAAATGGCACGACATACCTAAAATGTAATACCTCAGATATCTTTTGTGGCAGAGTTCAATGCGAGAATGTGAGGGTTATTCCCCATCTGAGAGATCACTCTAATTTGCAGCAAACTCACATCAATGGTGTCACCTGCTGGAGTATTGACTATCATGTAGGAATGGACACACCTGATGTTGGGGAAGTAAAAGATGGCACCATGTGTGGCCCAGGAAAGATCTGCATTCACAAGAAGTGTGTCAGTCTGTCTCTCTTATCACAAGTCTGCCTGGCTGAGACCTGCAACACGAAGGGGATCTGCAATAATAAACATCACTGCCACTGTGACTACGGGTGGTCCCCACCGTACTGCCTGCACAGAGGCTATGGAGGTAGTGTTGACAGTGGCCCAGCATCTGCCAAAAAAGTTTTCTTGCTGCTAGTTGGGAGTCTtactttgtctgttttgtttttactgtcaGCTGCTGTATTTATgtactttagaaaacattttggtCCCAAGGAGACTAAGGCACCGTCTTCAGGTTAGGAAAATGCCTCTAATTTAATATCCTGTGCATTATTAAGTTTTAGTCTCTTGGCAGGGAAAATGTTACTACATGCCCAAAACCAAGCACATTACTgacaatttacagaaaaatgcaGGAAACTTCTCTTTTGTCAGTATCAGAAGTATCAGAAACATTGCCATTAAGCAAAGGTAATTCCTAACATCTTCCTATCTACTGTTCATTGTTATAAGCAGCAAATAAAGCtccatttcccccaaatttatcCTCTTTGTGTTTCTTGAGCACAGATATGATTCACGGGAAAGGCAGGAGACAGGTATCTGAGAACACAGACTTCATTTACTTCCAGAGTAACTTTTCAAAGGTGCAGAGAATGTATTTCTTGTTGACACAGTGGATTCCATTCATCAGCAGTTGGGTACTTATGTGATTTTGAGTGGGATTGGGATTTGGGATATTGGAAATGTTTTCCCAATGATAAGCACAGAACAAACAGACTGCCAAGTTCATGCCATCAGGGGAACTCTGTAGACATCATCAGGTCAATAAATGTGACCTTCTGGCATAGTGCAATGGGACATCCCATCAGTGGCCAGCAGATGGGTATGTGCAGAATGGGATTCCCTGTAGCAACAGTGCCCACTGCTATCAAAAGAGAGGTATAAAGGAGGAGAAATTACTCAAATGTTTCTAACATTCTGCtccaaaatctgaaaagaaaaatgataataatgtttGTCCCACCCAACCTCCTGGGTTTATTTGGTaaccaaaagagagaaagaaatgaatttttattaaagtgtaaacaaattgtttgtttaataaaaactCCTGACcctcttctttctgtccttcctggcTTTCTTTGCTTTAATTTGGCAGTTTGGGTATGCtcttgaaatatttgttttgaatatCAGAACATAATCTCTATGAGGTCAaggttgtttttgtcttttgttgttatATCCTAATACCAAGAACAGTGCCTAATACAGAATGCCTTCCTGGATGAAGTAATtaatttgaatgaattaattgCATGAAATTTattaggaagtaaaaataatactttggTCCTCTTTTTAAAACGAATGCAGCTCTtgctcaaaattaaattttaaatatttaaaatacgtGCCATTTATAATGTTCCCTTTGGCGCCTTCCCAATTTCTTTGTCCTCCCATTTTTCTTCTCAGTCCATTTGGAAATCCTGTCTCTTGAAAATACATGTCTAATCAGACACCTTCTATATATGGTCCAGATGATTTCTGAATGCCACTCTTTGTTAATTGAGTCAAACAAcctttataatataattttccATTATGCTTTGCACATATTGCATCCTCTggctattttctgttttgaatataCTTGGCTGTGTCATGATTCTGCACACCTATACATGTAATTTCCATTGCCAAAATGCTGCTTACcgtcctcccccactcccttgcCCTGGGGAACTCTAATTTTCCTCTTAGAGGTCAAACATCTTATCTTTGGAAAAGCATTTCCTTGTGAAATATTAGATGCTCTACTTGTGTACTCCTGTCACTTTGTAGTCATCTCTTTGATGCACTCTAGAATAGATGAGGAGAAAGTCTAACAGccagggacagaaagaagaaaaggatgcCTAGTGGAACCATAGAAACAGGGGAGGATGAACCAAGAAGACAATCTGATTAAACCTAGTTTTAgaagataagtcagagaaaggttcACATATTTTAAGCATATATGTTCACATAGAGACAAAAGGCAGCTGCTCCAATTTAttgattctcttttaaaattgagcatttggggggcgcctgggtggcgcagttggttaagcgtccgacttcagccaggtcacgatctcacggtccgtgagttcgagccccgcgtcgggctctgggctgatggctcagagcctggagcctgtttccgattctgtgtctccctctctctctgtccctcccccgttcatgctctgtctctctctgtcccacaaataaaaataaaaaaaaaaaaaaaaaaaaaaaaaaacgttgaaaaaataaaattgagcatTTGGAGCACCAATTGaccatttggggcgcctgggtggctcaccacatcgagctctgtgctgacagctcagagcctggagcctgcttcggattctgtgtctccctctctctctgcccctcccctgctcattctctctctctctctctctctcaaaaataagcattaaaaaaattaaaacaaaacaaaagaaggttAAATTTGATTACAGTCAAATTTATCaatataatattctttatttttaatttgagagagagcacacaagctgaggagagggacagagggggagacagaatcttaagcaggctccacgctcagcacagagcctgattcagggctcaatcccatgaccctgggatcagacctgaactgaaatcaagagtcagacactcaaccgactgagccacccaggatcccctatTAATCTAATATTCTATTTACtgggttttatatttttgcttgaGATTACTTTGAgagaatcctttttatttttggtaatatgTTGGCTTCAGTTTTAATGGTtaaatctggattttattttgctataaGGAGTGAAATAGGACTCCAACCATATATTTTTCAATTGGCTAGCCAGTTGttccaatatattttataagccaTTGTTTACTGTTTTACTGGTAAATTAagattttgtattatattttaatgttaatttgttaGTCACATTATTTTACTTGTAAGTTTTTATAAGAAGCCACACCTTTtgcattatttctaattttaggaAAACTGCATTATTACTTTATGTTAGTTGAGTTCACTAGGGCTGGATATCAAGATTAGTGGGTAGAATTTAACCTCCTTATAACAAACATATAGTCGTTTACCTATTGTTTTAATCTTGGTCCTCCAAAAAGCAGACAGACCAGGATTTAAGTGGAGTTAGTTTATTTGGGAAGCACAATCAGGAGTATATTAATGAGCAAGTTTCCACTGTGGGGTCATCCCCTGTGAACTCTCTAAGAAGTCATATGAAATATACTTTGGAATATGCCTCCGTGGTACAGGAGAAAATATTCTGGAAGAGGAGTGAAATAAAgatgtttcatttattattatttggtgtTCAATGGAGcagcacttttaattttctttaggaacttttcctttgcattcacaacttgacCATTTGGCACCATCGATCTAGCTTTTGGTCTGTCTCAGATTTCAACATGCTTTCCTCCCTAAGCTTaaccatttctagcttttgatttaataTGAGAGATGTGCAACTTTTGCTTTCACTTGAACACTGAGAAGCCATTGTAGTTATTAATTAGCCTAATTTCAATATGGTTGTGCCTTAGGGAATTGGGAGGcccaagaagagggagagaggtcaGTGCAAcagtcagaaaacagaaaacatcatCAATTAAGTTTACCATCTTAAATGGGCATGGTTCACGACAACCCAAAACAATCACAACAGCAACATCaaaaatcactgatcacagaccaTCATgacaaatataatgaaaatgtttgaaataatatAAGGATTACCAAAATGTAACACAGAAAACTGAAGTgagaaaatgctgttggaaaaatggagcTGACAGACCTGCTCAGAGTTGccaaaacccaattaaaaaaaaaaaagttctctgccAAGTacaaaaacccaaagcaaacaaagaaaatgaagtatgcCTATATACATCCAAAATCTTGCTTCAAAGCCATGTTAACTCTTCTTTTCACAgcataataacaaaataatttatacttgaataaaatataaaatccagtAAACAGAATATTAGATAATTTGACACTCCTCAGAACGTCACACTGGTCCACCATATTGGTGGAAGCATGCTAACCAAATCTGGGGAATGGCAAGTATTGTGAATCCATGTCAGAGTATGGGAGAAAAGCTACACAAATATTTAGGGGCCTGTCACACTGGGGATATTTTCAGGGGTACA
The sequence above is a segment of the Panthera leo isolate Ple1 chromosome B3, P.leo_Ple1_pat1.1, whole genome shotgun sequence genome. Coding sequences within it:
- the ADAM21 gene encoding disintegrin and metalloproteinase domain-containing protein 21, with product MAGEAEVAMRIVLLLFWVGMSLFPSSFSQARPSQCLSHPEVVVPLKVTGKGRSAKTPGWLSYSLQFGGWRHVVHMKIKKLLVSRHFPVFTYTDQHALLQDEPFVPDDCYYHGYVEGVPESLVSLSTCSGGFRGMLQINDLAYEIEPIRHSTTFEHLVYEINTNETQFPPMRCGLTMKETALQQLRFEEANKPTLKQNSNDKWWTHSWFLELIVVVESNFLVYSQSNFSKVQEDVFLVVNIVDSIYEQLGTYVILIGIEIWNQGNIFQMISIEQVLKDFSQWKQISLSWLQYDVAHFFIKNSLISVLGIAYVAGICHPPIDCGVNNFQGDSWSLFALTVAHELGHTLGMQHDEEFCLCEQSGCIMNATRVPAKKFTNCSYTDFTKTTLNQGSCLHNIPHPGEVFMLKRCGNGVVEGEEECDCGSIKQCQQDPCCLLSCTLRPGAACAFGLCCKDCKFMPSGKLCRHQVNKCDLPEWCNGTSHQCPEDAYVQDGVPCGDDAYCYRGRCNNHDEQCREIFGEGAKGASQSCYKEINTLGNRFGHCGINGTTYLKCNTSDIFCGRVQCENVRVIPHLRDHSNLQQTHINGVTCWSIDYHVGMDTPDVGEVKDGTMCGPGKICIHKKCVSLSLLSQVCLAETCNTKGICNNKHHCHCDYGWSPPYCLHRGYGGSVDSGPASAKKVFLLLVGSLTLSVLFLLSAAVFMYFRKHFGPKETKAPSSG